TTCAAAATTATCTTAGTGCCAATAATTGGTGATTCTACAAGTTCGCCCTTATCTAAACAACTGAAAAAACTTTTTTCACAAGCCGAAATAAATTCACTTGGTATTGCTCCATCTTTAATTTCTTCTTCAAATACATTTTCATCATTTCCGGAAGGTGTAATTTCCCCACAAATCTTGGCAAATTGTCCTCTTCCACCGGACTGCTTTTTGTGCGTATATGAAAAGGATGTTGTTGCTGTGATTTTTTCTTTATATGCAATTCTCGGTGAACTCATTTCAATTTTTATCCCGTATTCTCTAAGAAGTCTCTCCAAATAAATATCAAGATGCAATTCACCCAAACCAGCAATAATTGTCTCTTTGGTTTCAGCATCAAAATAAGATTTGAAAGTAGGATCTTCTCTCATAAAACGACTTACTGCCCCGGCAAATTGTTTTTCATCTTCGGATTTATTTAATTTTATCGCATAAAAAACCAGAGGCTCCGGAATATACGAATCTCGAAAAGTAAAATAATTACCTTCGGATGTGAAAGTATCGCCTATTGCGCAATCTACACCAAATACTGCCACAATATCTCCGGCATAACCTTGCTCGATTTTTTCCATTGAAGTGGCGTGCATCTTTACTATTTTGGGAACTTTGATTGTTTTTTTGTCTCTATTATTATACAATTTACAACCCTTTTCTATCATTCCTTGATAAATTCGCAAATAAGTCAATTGCCCATATTCATTATTCTGAATTTTGAATGCTAAGGCGATTGTGGGTAAATTCGGGTTGGGTTCGATAACGATTTTTTCTTTATCTTTTTCCAGATTATAGGCAATCACTTCCTTCTCGGTTGGGTTGGGTAAATATTCTATAATACCGTTCAAAAGCAGCTGAACTCCGGTGTTTTTATAAGCAGATCCAAGATAAACAGGAACAACACTCCTCTCCAAAGTGCATTTGAGTATGGCTTTGCTAATTATTTCTTCATTCAGATTTCCTTCAAAATAAGATTCGGTTAATTCTTCTGAATGTAAGGCAACAGAATCAATTAGCTTATCTTGGTAAAATTTTGCTTCTTTTTTATATTCTTCAGGAATTTCATATTTCACTACTATTTCCCCAAAATTACCCTCAAACA
Above is a genomic segment from Candidatus Cloacimonadota bacterium containing:
- the fusA gene encoding elongation factor G; protein product: MKNINIEKIRNTGICAHIDAGKTTLTERILFYANRIHKMQEVKSKDGNGPVMDSMELERERGITISSATTNIEWKDYKINIIDTPGHIDFTIEVENALRILDGAVLVICAVNGVQTQTFTVEKQLERYEVPYLVFINKLDRSEAKPFEVVKQLEEELGTNPVLLQIPIGKGENFSGVIDLVSMKMILFEGNFGEIVVKYEIPEEYKKEAKFYQDKLIDSVALHSEELTESYFEGNLNEEIISKAILKCTLERSVVPVYLGSAYKNTGVQLLLNGIIEYLPNPTEKEVIAYNLEKDKEKIVIEPNPNLPTIALAFKIQNNEYGQLTYLRIYQGMIEKGCKLYNNRDKKTIKVPKIVKMHATSMEKIEQGYAGDIVAVFGVDCAIGDTFTSEGNYFTFRDSYIPEPLVFYAIKLNKSEDEKQFAGAVSRFMREDPTFKSYFDAETKETIIAGLGELHLDIYLERLLREYGIKIEMSSPRIAYKEKITATTSFSYTHKKQSGGRGQFAKICGEITPSGNDENVFEEEIKDGAIPSEFISACEKSFFSCLDKGELVESPIIGTKIILNDGGFHEVDSSPRAFEIAIKKMFKKYYQKCKPSILEPIMNLSIVSPSEFRGNIITIIRQNRGDIKKVKVEDKISKIESTIPLSETFGITKKFRSSSQGKAEFNLSFKEYSFLPKNLAMEVIKKFQQKKEEY